A region from the Natronoarchaeum mannanilyticum genome encodes:
- the samp2 gene encoding ubiquitin-like small modifier protein SAMP2, translated as MQVTVDVKGEDTHEIEAEEPTYADLLAAVDLSPHEASVLVDGRPVPEDQPVETDRVTVLRLIKGG; from the coding sequence ATGCAGGTCACGGTGGACGTCAAGGGCGAGGACACCCACGAGATCGAGGCCGAGGAGCCCACCTACGCCGACCTCCTCGCGGCCGTCGATCTCAGCCCCCACGAGGCGTCGGTGCTGGTCGACGGTCGTCCCGTCCCCGAGGACCAGCCCGTCGAAACCGACCGCGTCACCGTCCTCCGGCTGATCAAGGGCGGGTAG
- the eif1A gene encoding translation initiation factor eIF-1A, translating to MSDGRKDLRMPEDDEVFAEVTNMLGANRVEVRCADGKERTARIPGKMQKRIWIREDDVVLVEPWDWQDEKADITWRYEKQDADQLREEGHIQ from the coding sequence ATGAGCGACGGACGGAAGGACCTCCGGATGCCCGAGGACGACGAGGTGTTCGCGGAGGTCACGAACATGCTCGGGGCGAACCGCGTGGAAGTGCGCTGCGCCGACGGCAAGGAACGAACCGCCCGGATCCCGGGCAAGATGCAAAAGCGCATCTGGATCCGGGAGGACGACGTCGTGCTCGTCGAGCCGTGGGACTGGCAGGACGAGAAGGCCGACATCACCTGGCGCTACGAGAAGCAGGACGCCGACCAGCTCCGCGAAGAAGGCCACATTCAGTAG
- a CDS encoding HPP family protein, which produces MRDRLVARSGAAVRWLRRRLRRAVREGRHRLEETTTLVHVSILLFVPVLVGLLTYLSGVLEYLSFFLFPPLAAGTYALFAHPEHEAASPIRFVAGLTAGAVCAWVAVLVAVWFVYPDRPPSAIEADAPGAAFAVFLTGVVTWAFDIEEAAAFSTALLGLLVDPARQASFVASVVVSSSLVAGVFAVWRDRFYERRARYLYQSTRGADQVLVPFRDDPAEATTMLAGRLAAAHDAGNVVLLDVVEEDRVATAERTLLENGADRLDPGDASRNATTGDPSAGGAVASTDAEVDATEADTVDADRSASEAASALEATVADLERLADRLETVLDVPCEVIVAASDGAPATTVRQVARDTNCDLIAAPYETEDGEVTPFVKRLLAARMDVLVHRSCDGRTNWRRITVPVRRAGDTAHAMIDFACRLAGEAGTVSVAHCIDSEARRRKADEMLANLAETPDYDIETRVPRASIERFLRQIAPATDLVVVGASRDRSTASRLVSPPTFERIDDLDTDLAIVAHR; this is translated from the coding sequence ATGCGCGACAGGCTGGTCGCACGATCCGGGGCGGCCGTTCGATGGCTTCGTCGGCGCCTTCGGCGCGCGGTTCGCGAGGGGCGCCACCGCCTGGAGGAGACGACCACCCTCGTGCACGTCTCGATCCTGCTGTTCGTCCCGGTGCTGGTCGGACTGCTCACCTACCTCTCCGGCGTGCTCGAGTACCTCTCGTTTTTCCTGTTTCCGCCGCTCGCCGCAGGGACGTACGCGCTGTTCGCACATCCCGAGCACGAGGCCGCGTCGCCGATTCGATTCGTCGCGGGACTGACCGCGGGGGCGGTCTGCGCGTGGGTCGCGGTCCTCGTGGCCGTGTGGTTCGTCTACCCGGATCGGCCGCCGTCGGCGATCGAGGCCGACGCTCCGGGCGCCGCCTTCGCGGTGTTTCTCACGGGCGTCGTGACGTGGGCATTTGATATCGAGGAGGCCGCGGCGTTCTCGACGGCCCTGCTCGGATTGTTAGTCGACCCCGCCAGACAGGCTTCCTTCGTCGCGAGCGTCGTCGTGAGTTCCAGTCTCGTCGCCGGCGTCTTCGCCGTCTGGCGCGACCGGTTCTACGAACGGCGCGCCCGGTACCTCTACCAGTCCACCCGCGGCGCCGATCAGGTGCTCGTGCCGTTCCGCGACGACCCCGCGGAGGCGACGACCATGCTCGCGGGGCGGCTCGCCGCCGCCCACGACGCCGGAAACGTCGTCCTGCTGGATGTCGTCGAGGAGGACCGGGTCGCGACTGCCGAGCGGACGCTCCTCGAAAACGGCGCCGACCGCCTCGATCCGGGCGACGCGTCCCGCAACGCGACGACCGGCGATCCGTCGGCCGGTGGGGCGGTCGCCAGTACTGACGCCGAAGTCGACGCTACCGAAGCCGACACCGTCGACGCCGATCGGTCCGCGTCGGAGGCGGCGTCGGCGCTCGAAGCGACGGTCGCGGACCTCGAACGGTTGGCCGATCGGCTCGAGACCGTCCTCGACGTCCCCTGCGAGGTGATCGTCGCCGCGAGCGACGGCGCCCCCGCGACGACGGTGCGGCAGGTCGCCCGCGACACCAACTGCGACCTGATCGCCGCCCCCTACGAGACCGAGGACGGCGAGGTGACGCCGTTCGTCAAGCGTCTGCTCGCGGCCCGGATGGACGTGCTCGTCCACCGTTCCTGCGACGGACGCACGAACTGGCGGCGGATCACGGTCCCCGTCAGGCGGGCGGGCGACACTGCCCACGCCATGATCGACTTCGCCTGCCGACTCGCCGGGGAGGCCGGTACCGTGAGCGTCGCCCACTGCATCGACTCCGAGGCCCGTCGTCGCAAGGCCGACGAGATGCTGGCGAACCTCGCCGAGACGCCCGACTACGACATCGAGACGCGCGTCCCGCGGGCGTCGATCGAGCGCTTCCTCCGCCAGATCGCGCCGGCGACCGATCTCGTCGTCGTCGGCGCGAGCCGCGATCGCAGCACCGCCTCCCGACTGGTGTCGCCGCCGACCTTCGAGCGGATCGACGACCTCGACACCGACCTCGCGATCGTGGCCCACCGGTGA
- a CDS encoding DUF7470 family protein has product MLKRLGATGIVGLLAILGGIALIAYESLVIAGGIALVLAGIGLVVRALVSSLINSMGMGGMF; this is encoded by the coding sequence ATGCTCAAACGTCTCGGCGCGACCGGAATCGTCGGCCTGCTGGCGATCCTCGGCGGCATCGCGCTCATCGCCTACGAAAGTCTCGTCATCGCCGGCGGCATCGCCCTGGTACTGGCCGGCATCGGTCTGGTCGTCCGCGCGCTCGTCTCCAGCCTCATCAACTCGATGGGGATGGGCGGGATGTTCTAG
- a CDS encoding replication factor C small subunit, with the protein MSDAEGQPAGGRQDVWTEKYRPQTLEEIVGQEGITERLQSYIARNDLPNLLFAGEAGIGKTTAATAIAREIYGDDWEQNFLELNASDQRGIDVVRGRIKEFARSSFGEYDYRIIFLDEADALTSDAQSALRRTMEQFSSNTRFILSCNYSSQIIDPIQSRCAVFRFAPLGDDAVEEQVRKIAAEEGIDLTQDGVDALAYAADGDMRKAINALQAAAVMGETVDEETVFKITSTARPEEVEEMIQTAIDGDFVAARSKLQELLVDKGIAGGDVIDQLHRSVWDLDIDDDAAVHLMDRVGEADYRITEGANERVQLEAMLAALALEAGE; encoded by the coding sequence ATGAGCGACGCAGAGGGCCAGCCGGCGGGGGGCAGACAGGACGTCTGGACCGAGAAGTACCGGCCCCAAACTTTAGAAGAGATCGTCGGCCAGGAGGGGATCACCGAGCGCCTGCAGAGCTACATCGCGCGCAACGACCTGCCGAACCTCCTGTTTGCGGGCGAGGCCGGCATCGGAAAAACCACGGCAGCCACGGCGATCGCCCGCGAGATCTACGGCGACGACTGGGAGCAGAACTTCCTCGAACTCAACGCCTCCGACCAGCGCGGGATCGACGTCGTCCGCGGCCGGATCAAGGAGTTCGCCCGCTCGAGCTTCGGCGAGTACGACTATCGGATCATCTTTCTGGACGAGGCCGACGCGCTGACCAGCGACGCCCAGTCGGCGCTGCGCCGGACGATGGAGCAGTTCTCCTCGAACACCCGCTTCATCCTCTCGTGTAACTACTCCAGCCAGATCATCGACCCGATCCAGTCCCGCTGCGCCGTGTTCCGATTCGCGCCGCTGGGCGACGACGCCGTCGAGGAGCAAGTCCGCAAGATCGCCGCCGAGGAGGGGATCGATCTGACCCAGGACGGCGTCGACGCGCTGGCCTACGCCGCCGACGGCGACATGCGCAAGGCGATCAACGCCCTGCAGGCCGCCGCGGTGATGGGCGAGACCGTCGACGAGGAGACGGTGTTCAAGATCACCTCGACCGCCCGCCCCGAGGAGGTCGAGGAGATGATCCAGACCGCCATCGACGGCGACTTCGTCGCGGCCCGTTCGAAGCTCCAGGAACTGCTCGTCGACAAGGGGATCGCCGGCGGCGACGTGATCGACCAGCTCCACCGGTCAGTGTGGGATCTGGACATCGACGACGACGCCGCGGTCCACCTGATGGATCGGGTCGGCGAGGCCGACTACCGCATCACCGAGGGCGCCAACGAGCGCGTCCAGCTGGAGGCGATGCTGGCGGCGCTGGCGCTGGAAGCCGGAGAGTAG
- a CDS encoding alpha/beta hydrolase gives MDLDDLTVGSEAAATAADGRTIAYREYGDPDGAPVLFHHGTPGSRILPAAFHEIAREASIQLLAPDRPGQGRSDPAPDADVLDWADDAAAVADDAGADRFAALGFSGGGRFALACAHEYPDRVTRVATVAADGPPGAPTDGVGVQNRFLDVLARRAPPLLRLLFAVQARTADRTDPEDALALLTDAERDALDDRLDAPPIARLVALDLREAFRQGHGGVSREFRASVREWPFDLADVEAPVRLRHGADDRNVSPATAEYLAARLPDADAAVLPDEDHLSALVACHDATLSWLAEPLR, from the coding sequence ATGGACCTCGACGACCTGACCGTCGGTAGCGAGGCCGCGGCGACGGCGGCGGACGGGCGAACGATCGCCTACCGCGAGTACGGTGACCCCGACGGCGCGCCCGTCCTCTTCCACCACGGGACGCCGGGGTCGCGCATCCTCCCCGCGGCGTTCCACGAGATCGCTCGCGAGGCGTCGATCCAATTGCTCGCCCCCGACCGTCCCGGACAGGGCCGATCCGACCCCGCGCCCGACGCCGACGTGCTCGACTGGGCGGACGACGCCGCCGCGGTGGCCGACGACGCCGGCGCCGACCGCTTCGCCGCGCTCGGATTCTCCGGGGGCGGCCGGTTCGCGCTCGCCTGCGCCCACGAGTACCCGGACCGAGTCACCCGCGTCGCGACCGTCGCCGCCGACGGCCCGCCCGGCGCGCCGACCGACGGCGTCGGCGTGCAGAACCGATTTCTCGACGTCCTCGCCCGCCGGGCGCCGCCGCTGCTTCGGCTGCTGTTCGCAGTTCAGGCGCGGACCGCCGACCGGACCGACCCAGAGGACGCGCTCGCCCTGCTCACCGACGCCGAGCGCGACGCGCTCGACGATCGACTCGACGCACCGCCGATCGCCCGGCTCGTCGCGCTCGATCTGCGCGAGGCGTTCCGGCAGGGCCACGGCGGCGTCTCCCGCGAGTTCCGCGCCAGCGTCCGCGAGTGGCCGTTCGACCTCGCCGACGTCGAGGCGCCGGTCCGGCTCCGGCACGGCGCCGACGACCGGAACGTCTCGCCGGCGACCGCCGAGTACCTCGCGGCGCGGCTGCCCGACGCCGACGCCGCAGTGCTACCGGACGAAGATCACCTCTCGGCGCTGGTGGCCTGTCACGACGCGACGCTCTCGTGGCTGGCGGAGCCGCTTCGATGA
- a CDS encoding DUF7127 family protein, whose protein sequence is MEMPSELRDAAGDDEAIVVTEREYDGASEIVVDFGPTAATPAVDIVGDTAIVVAGDRQFEFHVPEGARDVTVNGGVLTIQG, encoded by the coding sequence ATGGAAATGCCATCCGAACTACGAGACGCCGCGGGCGACGACGAGGCGATCGTCGTTACCGAGCGCGAGTACGACGGCGCGAGCGAGATCGTCGTCGACTTCGGGCCGACCGCTGCGACGCCGGCGGTCGATATCGTCGGCGACACGGCGATCGTCGTCGCGGGCGATCGGCAGTTCGAGTTCCACGTCCCCGAGGGGGCGCGAGACGTCACAGTCAACGGCGGCGTGCTAACGATCCAGGGGTAG
- the rio1 gene encoding serine/threonine-protein kinase Rio1, protein MNGEYGLLDPDEADAPGDEFEEIDVSDTEADRIARERDREFDQWRKRIKDSERFIVQDSAFDDATFAALYKLVQDGYVDAMGGPVSTGKEANVYEALSGERARETLGEDAEQVAIKVYRTRATNFQDMREYLVGDPRFEELGDKKDIVLAWTRKELSNLERARKAGVRVPNPVAAERNVLLMEFVATDGERARRLDEVSIENPETAYEVVREYVRRLYAAGLVHGDLSEYNVLFYEGQLVIIDVGQAVTVHHPNAEEFLERDCENVASFFRRQGIEVDGGELYEWVRENAEPDK, encoded by the coding sequence ATGAACGGCGAGTACGGCCTCCTCGATCCCGACGAAGCCGACGCCCCCGGCGACGAGTTCGAGGAGATCGACGTTTCGGACACGGAGGCCGACCGGATCGCGCGCGAGCGGGACCGCGAGTTCGACCAGTGGCGCAAGCGCATCAAGGACTCCGAGCGCTTCATCGTCCAGGACTCGGCGTTCGACGACGCCACGTTCGCCGCGCTGTACAAGCTCGTCCAGGACGGCTACGTCGACGCGATGGGCGGCCCCGTCTCGACGGGCAAGGAGGCCAACGTTTACGAGGCGCTCTCCGGGGAACGCGCCCGGGAGACGCTGGGCGAGGACGCCGAGCAGGTCGCCATCAAGGTGTACCGCACGCGAGCGACGAACTTCCAGGACATGCGCGAGTACCTGGTGGGCGACCCGCGCTTCGAGGAGCTGGGCGACAAGAAAGACATCGTGCTCGCGTGGACCCGCAAGGAGCTGTCGAACCTCGAACGCGCGCGCAAGGCCGGCGTCCGCGTCCCCAACCCGGTGGCCGCCGAGCGCAACGTGCTCTTGATGGAGTTCGTCGCCACCGACGGCGAGCGGGCCCGCCGCCTCGACGAGGTGTCGATCGAAAACCCCGAGACCGCCTACGAGGTCGTCCGGGAGTACGTCCGCCGGCTGTACGCCGCCGGGCTGGTCCACGGCGACCTGAGCGAGTACAACGTGCTGTTCTACGAGGGCCAGCTGGTGATCATCGACGTCGGGCAGGCCGTGACCGTCCACCACCCCAACGCCGAGGAGTTCCTCGAGCGCGACTGCGAGAACGTCGCCTCATTCTTCCGCCGCCAGGGGATCGAGGTCGACGGCGGCGAACTGTACGAGTGGGTCCGCGAGAACGCCGAGCCGGACAAGTAG
- a CDS encoding ATP-dependent DNA helicase — MAETNGYMRFFPYDEPYENQREAMDRIYNALTRDQDVLFEGACGTGKTLSALVPALEYAREEDKTVVITTNVHQQMRQFVREARAITRQEPIRAVVFKGKGSMCHIDVDYEECQVLRDNTYDLVDAERDQQQLERRQQELLEASQEGDEQATEARSAVMDELDAVEEQVETLEENNTCDYYYQNLTGETDAFYDWLFEDVRTPDEIYEHAHEQGFCGYELLKDGIEGVDLVVCNYHHLLDPMIREQFFRWLGCEPEDVITVFDEAHNVEGAARDHATRTLTENTLDAALDELRDSDEPRAERAQNVIGAFRDALVKTYEDSFEFGGREQVDENWDDVSIANEEGRDDLTRKFLQNYSGQGIDGDVDAAQKLGRALDEEYEEAYKNGEASTRQECRTLQAARFLDSWMADGTKLGQYPVVSVRRDAGTGEVYGRAELYNCIPREVTEELFGQVGASVLMSATLRPFDVFADVLGLSNPVTLAYGLQFPPENRRTYAVGTPPLFASDRGDPEVQAAVADVLKDAVRFTPGNVLAFFPSYSEAERYHGHLQGSDATLYLDKPGESAEEMRETFTQGDDGVLLTSLWGTLAEGVSFDGDDATTVLVVGVPYPHLDDRADAVQDAYDASFGDRAGVRDAGWRYAVEIPTIRKTRQALGRVLRSPEDVGVRALLDARYTEEKEQELGKYSVRDAFPAEEREEMIDVDPEKLKFAMLNFYNDHQKYDGEPPRP, encoded by the coding sequence GTGGCCGAAACCAACGGGTACATGCGGTTCTTCCCGTACGACGAGCCCTACGAGAACCAGCGGGAGGCGATGGACCGCATCTACAACGCCCTGACCCGCGATCAGGACGTCCTGTTCGAGGGCGCCTGCGGGACGGGCAAGACGCTGTCGGCGCTGGTGCCGGCCCTGGAGTACGCCCGCGAGGAGGACAAGACGGTCGTCATCACGACCAACGTCCACCAGCAGATGCGCCAGTTCGTCCGGGAAGCCCGCGCGATCACCCGCCAGGAGCCGATCCGGGCGGTCGTGTTCAAGGGGAAGGGGTCGATGTGCCACATCGACGTCGACTACGAGGAGTGCCAGGTACTGCGAGACAACACCTACGATCTGGTCGACGCCGAGCGCGACCAGCAACAGCTCGAACGGCGCCAGCAGGAACTGCTGGAAGCCAGTCAGGAGGGCGACGAGCAGGCGACCGAAGCCCGCAGCGCGGTGATGGACGAACTCGACGCCGTCGAGGAGCAGGTCGAGACCTTAGAGGAGAACAACACCTGCGACTACTACTACCAGAATCTCACCGGCGAGACCGACGCGTTCTACGACTGGCTGTTCGAAGACGTCCGGACGCCCGACGAGATCTACGAGCACGCCCACGAACAGGGCTTTTGCGGGTACGAGCTGCTCAAGGACGGCATCGAGGGCGTCGATCTGGTCGTCTGTAACTACCACCACCTGCTCGATCCGATGATCCGCGAGCAGTTCTTCCGCTGGCTCGGCTGCGAGCCGGAGGACGTGATCACCGTCTTCGACGAGGCCCACAACGTCGAGGGGGCGGCCCGCGATCACGCGACGCGCACGCTCACCGAGAACACGCTCGACGCCGCGTTAGACGAGCTGCGCGACTCGGACGAACCGCGCGCCGAGCGAGCCCAGAACGTGATCGGCGCGTTCCGCGACGCGCTCGTGAAGACCTACGAGGATTCCTTCGAGTTCGGCGGGCGCGAGCAGGTCGACGAGAACTGGGACGACGTCTCGATCGCCAACGAGGAGGGCCGGGACGACCTCACCAGGAAGTTCCTGCAGAACTACAGCGGGCAGGGGATCGACGGCGACGTCGACGCCGCCCAGAAGCTGGGCCGCGCGCTCGACGAGGAGTACGAGGAGGCGTACAAGAACGGCGAGGCGAGCACGCGCCAGGAGTGCCGGACGCTCCAGGCCGCGCGCTTCCTCGACTCGTGGATGGCCGACGGCACGAAGCTCGGCCAGTATCCGGTCGTCTCGGTGCGCCGGGACGCCGGCACCGGCGAGGTGTACGGCCGCGCCGAGCTGTACAACTGCATCCCGCGCGAGGTGACCGAGGAGCTGTTCGGGCAGGTCGGCGCCAGCGTCCTGATGAGCGCGACGCTCCGGCCGTTCGACGTGTTCGCGGACGTGCTCGGGCTCTCGAACCCGGTGACGCTGGCCTACGGGCTGCAGTTCCCCCCGGAGAACCGCCGGACGTACGCCGTCGGGACGCCGCCTCTCTTTGCGAGCGACCGGGGCGATCCCGAGGTGCAGGCCGCGGTCGCCGACGTGCTCAAAGACGCCGTCAGATTCACACCGGGGAACGTGCTCGCGTTCTTCCCGAGCTACAGCGAGGCCGAGCGGTACCACGGCCACCTCCAGGGATCGGACGCGACGCTGTACCTTGACAAGCCGGGCGAGAGCGCCGAAGAGATGCGCGAAACGTTCACACAGGGCGACGACGGCGTCCTGCTGACCTCGCTGTGGGGAACCCTCGCCGAGGGCGTCAGTTTCGACGGCGACGACGCGACAACCGTACTGGTCGTCGGCGTCCCCTATCCGCATCTGGACGACCGGGCCGACGCCGTGCAGGACGCCTACGACGCCTCGTTCGGCGACCGCGCGGGCGTCCGGGACGCCGGGTGGCGCTACGCCGTCGAGATCCCGACGATCCGCAAGACGCGACAGGCGCTCGGACGGGTGCTGCGCTCGCCCGAGGACGTCGGCGTCCGCGCGCTGCTGGACGCGCGCTACACCGAGGAGAAAGAGCAGGAACTCGGGAAGTACAGCGTCCGCGACGCGTTCCCGGCCGAGGAGCGCGAGGAGATGATCGACGTCGACCCCGAGAAGCTGAAGTTCGCGATGCTGAACTTCTACAACGACCATCAAAAGTACGACGGCGAGCCGCCGCGGCCGTAG
- a CDS encoding DUF7554 family protein, producing MIDSRGDMDVEGLLRIVLVLVILLLVLEVLGEVFGLLFGILEFLQPLILLAVAALLVLWLADRL from the coding sequence ATGATAGATTCGCGCGGCGACATGGACGTCGAGGGGCTGCTCCGGATCGTCCTCGTGCTCGTGATCCTGCTGCTCGTCCTGGAAGTCCTCGGGGAAGTGTTCGGCCTGCTGTTCGGTATCCTCGAGTTCCTGCAGCCGCTGATACTGCTGGCGGTCGCCGCCTTGCTGGTGCTGTGGCTCGCCGACCGGCTGTAG
- a CDS encoding TspO/MBR family protein — MAGLDARDLLVLAGFVVGVNAVGAAPSLVAGADTSWIEEPWFFPPTIAFPVVWTLLFTLMGVALFLIWRRGAGRRDVKIALGAFAVQMALNVAWTPVFFGLQAPGPGLAIILALWVAIVATIAAFDRVDRRAAALLAPYLAWVTFAAVLNYAIWRLSG, encoded by the coding sequence ATCGCAGGCCTCGACGCCCGCGACCTGCTCGTCCTCGCGGGGTTCGTCGTCGGCGTCAACGCGGTCGGCGCGGCGCCGTCGCTCGTCGCCGGCGCCGACACCTCGTGGATCGAGGAGCCGTGGTTCTTCCCGCCGACGATCGCGTTCCCGGTCGTCTGGACGCTGCTGTTCACCCTCATGGGCGTCGCGCTCTTTCTGATCTGGCGTCGCGGAGCGGGTCGACGCGACGTCAAGATCGCGCTGGGCGCCTTCGCCGTCCAGATGGCGCTGAACGTCGCCTGGACGCCGGTGTTCTTCGGATTGCAGGCGCCGGGGCCGGGGCTGGCGATCATCCTCGCGCTCTGGGTCGCGATCGTCGCGACGATCGCCGCGTTCGATCGGGTTGATCGACGCGCGGCGGCGCTGCTGGCGCCCTATCTCGCGTGGGTGACGTTCGCGGCGGTGTTGAACTACGCTATCTGGCGGTTGAGCGGCTGA
- a CDS encoding DUF7344 domain-containing protein yields the protein MIGNDEAFEALADRRRRQLLVDLLHDDSLLVPQLSGASRDLLAAHESLLGEYLAGPREVDGADKTDVRTYHVHLPMLVEYGYVEWDRDAHLVTRGPAFDDLRPLLEVVDGRPGERRLSGAPVPIRR from the coding sequence ATGATCGGCAACGACGAGGCGTTCGAGGCGCTGGCGGACCGACGACGTCGCCAGTTGCTGGTCGACTTACTCCACGACGACTCGCTGCTCGTTCCACAGCTGTCGGGAGCGTCGAGGGACCTACTGGCGGCCCACGAATCGCTGCTCGGGGAGTATCTGGCCGGCCCGCGGGAGGTCGACGGGGCCGACAAGACCGACGTCCGCACCTACCACGTTCACCTCCCGATGCTGGTCGAGTACGGCTACGTCGAGTGGGATCGCGACGCCCACCTCGTGACGAGAGGCCCGGCGTTCGACGACCTGCGCCCCCTGCTCGAGGTCGTCGACGGACGGCCGGGCGAGCGGCGTCTGAGCGGTGCCCCGGTCCCGATCCGCCGGTGA
- a CDS encoding 2'-5' RNA ligase family protein — protein MFSLNAPVPGRVSALASRLHPELTGFDSIRERHSILVKRLGDGAGVGGFHRLAEQARTALAGAPAAEARISEVDVFENPPNGAAPVVYLAVESPGLDRIHRTLVDELGAIKGLEGPDYTMHVTLARGGDPEAARRLAEREIEPIEWTVSELEFWDASRAEVVRSVSLPA, from the coding sequence GTGTTCAGCCTGAACGCGCCCGTTCCCGGACGAGTGTCCGCCCTGGCCTCGCGGCTCCACCCGGAGCTGACGGGCTTCGACTCGATCCGGGAGCGCCACTCGATCCTCGTCAAGCGCCTGGGCGACGGCGCCGGCGTCGGCGGGTTCCACCGTCTCGCCGAGCAGGCCCGCACCGCGCTCGCCGGCGCACCCGCCGCGGAGGCCCGCATCTCGGAGGTCGACGTCTTCGAGAACCCGCCCAACGGCGCCGCGCCGGTCGTCTACCTCGCCGTCGAGAGCCCCGGCCTCGATCGCATCCACCGCACGCTCGTCGACGAGCTCGGCGCGATCAAGGGGCTGGAGGGCCCCGACTACACGATGCACGTCACGCTGGCCCGCGGCGGCGATCCGGAGGCGGCGCGGCGACTCGCCGAGCGGGAGATCGAGCCGATCGAGTGGACAGTGTCCGAGTTAGAGTTCTGGGATGCGAGCCGGGCGGAAGTGGTGCGGAGCGTTTCGCTGCCGGCGTGA